Proteins from a genomic interval of Canis lupus familiaris isolate Mischka breed German Shepherd chromosome 33, alternate assembly UU_Cfam_GSD_1.0, whole genome shotgun sequence:
- the LOC102153548 gene encoding LOW QUALITY PROTEIN: casein kinase II subunit alpha'-interacting protein isoform X1 (The sequence of the model RefSeq protein was modified relative to this genomic sequence to represent the inferred CDS: inserted 1 base in 1 codon) translates to MVPLAYYDQHFVSLEHSYQLATTNSLTYQYTSEKLNQPDIQPVARAQAHSNQLAAPQVNSKQMVQSCSILPSAKSQDTISQGFYNRALKAPVSQSKHQATPSLDLHQRTSLWPNQRALSSPVIHHKLQTTSSLDLNKTSSSMESSQMNLKSPLPLPKPQTTPSPNFCWTSPSQKSNPKVSGSSSFPTKYQETRSLDILWTSSSLGSNRRILSSTLSQPKSQKASSLDSLWTSLLERNQRSLSSPSLNSTSQINDLLQSSRSLESNQMDLNSLLSDSRTQTAPALNSSSCVLSLPLSHSKPRKSPVAHSVHQTQSLPLFSSKSQTVSLNHDFRTLSSPVCPSKFQNTSSPNDKQRTIDVSPPHSKPNISSQTFSSSKHFIRNIAASKLGSRFQSKNNFDLCAKTEPNKEIPWSLDYIYPCIVKGGTIPDDIVNKIVNSVSKTRIQRDLCRQILFRRMRGRPNPHPGPRLSSNYMVCLACASCIKSQCSHLTGRKDPRSATLFVIPTPELGSEGEVEVKLVFLLSLPETSLSSCLPSPVKENQPVAAPEDNLEGTEEMQVSPPSESDITQELNMENKWLTAAPENKAVSQQPQAIDWLLYVKKSSNIQPQSLPPSSSSSTSSSSSSSSSSSXLSSSSTVPSLPPPAKESTTSSLSGCVFTKVLGYHRLPPGVSWLEFICSKSHQPLPGNPQPSQSRPPKTRPMRNSTTVKGPKGPKILFKFFQTKFQNEKY, encoded by the exons ATGGTGCCATTAGCATACTATGATCAACACTTTGTGTCATTAGAACACTCTTACCAACTGGCCACAACCAATTCATTAACATATCAATACACAAGTGAAAAACTAAATCAACCTGATATCCAGCCTGTGGCCAGAGCACAGGCCCATAGTAATCAACTTGCAGCACCTCAAGTGAACTCTAAGCAGATGGTGCAGAGCTGCTCAATATTGCCCTCAGCCAAGTCGCAGGACACAATTTCACAGGGCTTTTATAACAGGGCTCTGAAAGCACCAGTATCACAATCCAAACATCAGGCCACACCTTCACTAGACCTCCATCAGAGAACTTCATTGTGGCCTAATCAGAGAGCCCTGAGCTCACCTGTGATACACCATAAACTTCAGACAACATCTTCGCTTGATCTGAATAAGACATCTTCATCAATGGAGTCCAGTCAGATGAACTTGAAGTCACCATTACCTCTCCCTAAACCTCAGACTACACCTTCACCAAACTTTTGCTGGACATCACCTTCACAGAAGTCTAACCCAAAAGTCTCAGGTTCATCATCATTCCCCACCAAATATCAAGAAACACGTTCCCTAGACATTCTCTGGACTTCATCCTCTTTGGGATCTAATCGAAGAATACTTAGCTCAACATTATCACAACCCAAGTCTCAGAAAGCATCTTCATTGGATAGCCTTTGGACATCTTTATTAGAGCGCAATCAAAGGTCTTTGAGCTCACCATCACTCAACTCTACATCTCAAATAAATGACTTGCTTCAGTCATCACGTTCATTGGAATCCAATCAAATGGATCTGAACTCACTGTTATCTGACTCAAGAACTCAGACAGCACCTGCATTGAATTCTAGTTCCTGTGTTCTGAGTTTGCCATTGTCCCACTCAAAACCAAGGAAGTCACCTGTAGCACATTCAGTCCACCAGACTCAGAGTTTGCCCTTGTTCTCATCCAAATCTCAGACAGTGTCACTTAACCATGACTTCAGGACCTTGAGCTCACCGGTTTGTCCCTCCAAGTTTCAGAACACCTCCTCACCAAATGACAAACAGAGAACCATAGATGTATCTCCACCCCATTCTAAACCAAATATCTCAAGTCAGACATTCTCAAGCTCCAAACACTTTATCAGAAATATAGCTGCTTCAAAACTGGGCTCCAGATTCCAGAGTAAAAACAACTTTGATCTTTGCGCAAAGACAGAACCAAATAAAGAAATTCCATGGAGTTTAGATTATATTTATCCCTGCATTGTGAAAGGTGGCACCATCCCTGAtgatattgtaaataaaattgtcaatTCTGTCTCCAAGACCAGAATCCAGAGGGACCTCTGTAGGCAGATTCTCTTTCGAAGGATGAGGGGAAGGCCAAATCCTCATCCTGGTCCCCGCCTTTCATCAAATTATATGGTTTGTTTAGCTTGTGCTTCCTGCATAAAATCTCAGTGTAGCCACCTTACAGGAAGGAAGGACCCTCGCAGTGCAACACTGTTTGTCATACCAACGCCTGAACTTGGTTCTGAGGGAGAAGTGGAAGTGAAgttagtttttctcctttccctgccaGAGACTTCTCTCTCATCTTGTCTCCCATCCCCTGTGAAAGAAAATCAGCCTGTTGCAGCCCCTGAAGACAACCTTGAAGGGACGGAGGAGATGCAGGTTTCCCCTCCATCTGAATCTGACATCACGCAGGAGctaaatatggagaacaaatgGCTAACAGCAGCCCCTGAAAACAAAGCTGTAAGCCAACAACCCCAGGCTATCGACTGGCTGCTTTATGTCAAGAAAAGTAGTAATATTCAGCCACAGTCCTTGcctccatcctcttcctcctccacatcctcctcctcttcctcctcttcatcatctt tcctctcttcctcttccactgtACCCTCCTTACCCCCTCCCGCCAAAGAGTCTACCACATCTTCTCTCTCAGGTTGTGTGTTCACTAAGGTGCTTGGTTACCACCGGTTGCCTCCAGGGGTCTCCTGGCTTGAGTTTATATGTAGTAAAAGTCACCAGCCACTTCCTGGGAATCCACAACCAAGTCAATCACGACCTCCCAAAACGAGGCCTATGAGGAATAGCACCACAGTAAAAGGGCCAAAGGGGCCAAAGATACTGTTCAAATTTTTCCAGACAAAgtttcaaaatgagaaatattga